A region from the Nocardioides exalbidus genome encodes:
- a CDS encoding RNA polymerase sigma factor — translation MSTGHRDLRRRLRQGDRAAFDAVYVEHVDGVFTLAHRLTGSWATAEDVTSETFLAAWRTRELVADDDRPLKPWLWGIATHQALNARRSRRRLVTFLARRPREEVVPDFADEAVQRLDDAEVLARAARVIGSLRRAEAEVLALCVWSGLSYAEAAEALDVPVGTVRSRLSRARARLRSLVDDPVPSPEHPDTSVRGGRP, via the coding sequence GTGAGCACAGGACACCGTGACCTCCGCCGGAGGCTGCGCCAGGGGGACAGGGCCGCGTTCGACGCGGTGTACGTCGAGCACGTCGACGGCGTCTTCACCCTGGCGCACCGCCTGACGGGCAGCTGGGCGACCGCCGAGGACGTCACCTCCGAGACGTTCCTCGCCGCGTGGCGCACCCGCGAGCTGGTCGCCGACGACGACCGCCCGCTCAAGCCGTGGCTGTGGGGCATCGCGACCCACCAGGCGCTGAACGCCCGTCGCAGTCGGCGCCGGCTCGTCACGTTCCTCGCCCGGCGACCTCGCGAGGAGGTCGTGCCCGACTTCGCCGACGAGGCCGTGCAGCGCCTCGACGACGCCGAGGTGCTGGCCCGGGCGGCCCGGGTGATCGGGTCGCTGCGCCGGGCCGAGGCCGAGGTCCTCGCGCTGTGCGTGTGGTCCGGGTTGTCGTACGCCGAGGCGGCCGAGGCGCTCGACGTGCCGGTCGGCACGGTCCGGTCGCGGCTGTCGCGTGCTCGCGCCCGACTGCGCTCGCTCGTCGACGATCCCGTCCCCTCCCCCGAGCATCCCGACACCTCCGTCCGAGGAGGACGACCGTGA
- a CDS encoding DUF1707 SHOCT-like domain-containing protein, protein MTGGDMRARDADREEAIDFIEAAYSDGQLTRDEYDVRTGKALRAQRLTDLDRLVRDLQKPGTTRVAARLTRLAEATAKPAPTQTQVAMATALTASARRFLVGVGVVALTAFVLFFLLPWALRDSGGADLPGETAPVELLTADGFRTFVSAVEDRTGDTVVFDAFVTTEHYGGVTAPADATSGRYVEWTWRDTEFVGDESTGGDDDAVRFDLGRIDADAVPGLVEEAGELIEEPDWFSLNVGRDPFGVKGQCYRIAASNRFDETAHLVASCSGRVLQTSGP, encoded by the coding sequence GTGACCGGGGGAGACATGCGGGCGCGGGACGCCGACCGCGAGGAGGCCATCGACTTCATCGAGGCGGCCTACTCCGACGGCCAGCTCACCCGCGACGAGTACGACGTCCGCACGGGCAAGGCGCTCCGGGCCCAGCGGCTCACGGACCTCGACCGGCTCGTGCGCGACCTGCAGAAGCCCGGCACGACCCGCGTGGCGGCCCGGCTCACCCGGCTGGCGGAGGCCACCGCCAAGCCCGCACCGACGCAGACCCAGGTGGCGATGGCCACCGCGCTGACCGCGTCTGCCCGGCGGTTCCTCGTCGGGGTCGGGGTCGTCGCGCTGACCGCGTTCGTCCTGTTCTTCCTGCTGCCGTGGGCGCTGCGCGACTCCGGCGGAGCCGACCTCCCCGGCGAGACCGCCCCCGTCGAGCTGCTCACCGCGGACGGGTTCCGGACCTTCGTCAGCGCGGTCGAGGACAGGACGGGGGACACCGTCGTCTTCGACGCGTTCGTCACCACCGAGCACTACGGAGGCGTCACCGCGCCCGCCGACGCGACCAGCGGTCGCTACGTCGAGTGGACCTGGCGGGACACGGAGTTCGTCGGCGACGAGTCGACGGGTGGGGACGACGACGCGGTCCGCTTCGACCTCGGCCGCATCGACGCCGACGCCGTCCCCGGGCTGGTCGAGGAGGCGGGCGAGCTCATCGAGGAGCCGGACTGGTTCTCGCTCAACGTCGGACGCGACCCCTTCGGCGTGAAGGGGCAGTGCTACCGGATCGCCGCCAGC